A portion of the Solidesulfovibrio sp. genome contains these proteins:
- a CDS encoding DUF1992 domain-containing protein — protein MLWAFAIIAEQRIGEAMARGEFDNLEGRGRKIDFADESMIPQDLRMAYKILKNAGYLPQELLEEKEIVTATELLAAATDEQERYRQMQKLNLLVTKVNARRRRPVNLEKDQAYYRKVVERVSVRQRKPETKDS, from the coding sequence ATGTTGTGGGCGTTTGCCATCATTGCCGAGCAGCGTATCGGCGAAGCCATGGCCCGGGGCGAATTCGACAACCTGGAAGGCCGGGGCAGGAAGATCGACTTCGCGGACGAATCCATGATCCCGCAAGACCTGCGCATGGCCTACAAGATCCTCAAAAACGCCGGTTACCTGCCCCAGGAGCTCCTGGAGGAGAAAGAGATCGTCACGGCCACGGAACTGCTCGCCGCGGCCACGGACGAGCAGGAGCGCTACCGCCAGATGCAAAAGCTCAATCTCCTCGTGACCAAGGTCAACGCCCGGCGGCGCCGGCCCGTCAACCTGGAAAAGGACCAGGCCTACTACCGGAAGGTCGTGGAGCGGGTGTCCGTCAGGCAACGCAAACCGGAAACGAAAGATTCATAA
- a CDS encoding glycosyltransferase: MRIVNVHHTAFVATFRALGHDVLSLGTDRSCDIALTEPLSARRFASLLEGRGFAPDLVFWCDACQIPWVFGFETLPAVVIGYSVDQYMHPWHMPYSAGFDAVCVAQKDYLPLFSFSPQGRPAKWLPLFCDPVRTVDPGQPRDIPVSFVGTLEGRVNAARKPFLRAFRTKAPLFTASGDFAPIFARSRLVLNQSAAGELNFRVFEALASGAALLTEEVGNGLRDLFTPGRDLLTYRRGDPVEAARLALQALDDPNLPAIAASGRDKALSRHTVLARAKTLLALARRLAASGAPARRLHRLAAVRTEVRKAYAMLATDEQLPLGQDDRRFFLGLSQDAAIVVS, translated from the coding sequence ATGCGCATCGTCAATGTGCACCACACGGCCTTCGTCGCCACCTTCCGGGCCCTCGGCCACGACGTCCTGTCCCTGGGCACGGACCGATCCTGCGACATCGCCCTGACCGAACCCCTGTCCGCCCGGCGGTTCGCGTCCCTGCTGGAGGGGCGGGGCTTCGCCCCGGACCTCGTCTTCTGGTGCGACGCCTGCCAGATCCCCTGGGTCTTCGGCTTCGAGACCTTGCCGGCCGTTGTCATCGGCTATTCCGTGGACCAGTACATGCACCCCTGGCACATGCCCTACAGCGCCGGCTTCGATGCCGTGTGCGTGGCCCAGAAGGACTATCTTCCCCTGTTTTCCTTTTCGCCCCAGGGCCGCCCGGCCAAATGGCTGCCGCTTTTCTGCGACCCCGTCCGCACGGTCGATCCGGGCCAGCCCCGCGACATCCCGGTTTCCTTCGTCGGTACCCTGGAAGGGCGGGTCAATGCCGCCCGAAAACCCTTTTTGCGGGCGTTTCGCACCAAGGCGCCCCTTTTTACCGCCTCCGGCGATTTCGCGCCCATTTTCGCCCGCTCCCGCCTGGTCCTCAACCAGAGCGCCGCCGGGGAGCTCAATTTCCGGGTGTTCGAGGCCCTGGCCAGCGGCGCGGCCCTTTTGACCGAGGAGGTGGGCAACGGCCTGCGCGACCTGTTCACCCCCGGCCGCGACCTGCTGACCTACCGGCGCGGCGACCCCGTCGAGGCCGCCCGCCTGGCCTTGCAAGCCCTTGACGACCCGAATCTGCCGGCCATCGCCGCCTCGGGCCGGGACAAGGCCCTTTCGCGCCACACGGTCCTGGCCCGGGCCAAGACCCTCCTGGCCCTGGCCCGTCGCCTGGCCGCCTCGGGCGCGCCGGCCAGGCGGCTGCACCGGCTCGCCGCCGTGCGCACCGAGGTCCGCAAGGCCTACGCCATGCTGGCCACGGACGAGCAATTGCCCCTGGGCCAGGACGATCGCCGGTTTTTTCTCGGCCTTTCCCAGGATGCCGCCATCGTGGTGTCCTGA
- the ilvD gene encoding dihydroxy-acid dehydratase yields MRSSQFKSGLEKAPHRSLLYALGLTREEMERPLIGVVNSANEVVPGHIHLNTIAEAVKAGIRLAGGTPMTFPVIGVCDGLAMNHAGMHYSLVSREIIADSIEIMAMAHPFDALVCIPNCDKVVPGMLMAMLRLNIPAVIVSGGPMLAGTTGEGSCDLIDVFEAVGKFKRGGIDQDQLDELEQNACPGCGSCSGMFTANSMNCLSESVGLGLPGNGTIPAVTAKRVRLAKAAGMRVMDLLAKNIRPRDIVTEKSLENAVTMDMALGCSTNTVLHLPAVFAEAGLPLTLDIFDTMSRKTPNLCKLSPAGHHYLDDLERAGGIPAVMSVLAEKGLLHLDVLTATGKTLGENLRDLKARVKNFDVIRAREPYAQEGGIAILRGSLAPDGAVVKQSAVAPSMMRHTGPARVFDDEEAANVAILGGEIKPGDVVVIRYEGPQGGPGMREMLSPTSNIMGMGLGETVALITDGRFSGGTRGAAIGHVSPEAADGGPIGLLRDGDVIDIDIPGRRLEMRVEAAELERRRQGHVMPKKDIPSPLLRRYAALVKSAAQGAVYKDPAAR; encoded by the coding sequence ATGCGCAGCTCGCAATTCAAATCCGGTCTGGAAAAAGCCCCCCACCGGTCCCTGCTCTACGCCCTGGGCCTGACCCGGGAGGAAATGGAACGGCCGCTTATCGGCGTGGTCAATTCCGCCAACGAGGTCGTGCCCGGCCACATCCACTTGAACACCATCGCCGAGGCCGTCAAGGCCGGCATCCGCCTGGCCGGCGGCACGCCCATGACCTTTCCCGTCATCGGCGTGTGCGACGGGCTGGCCATGAACCACGCCGGCATGCACTACTCGCTGGTCAGCCGCGAGATCATCGCCGATTCCATCGAGATCATGGCCATGGCCCATCCCTTCGACGCCCTGGTGTGCATCCCCAACTGCGACAAGGTCGTGCCGGGCATGCTCATGGCCATGCTGCGGCTCAACATCCCCGCGGTCATCGTCAGCGGCGGCCCGATGCTCGCCGGCACCACCGGCGAAGGCTCGTGCGACCTGATCGACGTGTTCGAGGCCGTGGGCAAGTTCAAGCGCGGCGGCATCGACCAGGACCAGCTCGACGAGCTCGAGCAGAACGCCTGTCCGGGCTGCGGCTCCTGTTCGGGCATGTTCACGGCCAATTCCATGAACTGCCTGTCGGAATCCGTGGGCCTGGGCCTGCCCGGCAACGGCACCATTCCCGCCGTCACGGCCAAGCGCGTGCGCCTGGCCAAGGCGGCCGGCATGCGCGTCATGGACCTGCTGGCCAAAAATATCCGCCCCCGGGACATCGTCACGGAAAAGAGCCTGGAAAACGCCGTGACCATGGACATGGCCCTGGGCTGCTCCACCAACACCGTGCTGCACCTGCCGGCTGTTTTCGCCGAGGCCGGCCTGCCGCTCACCCTGGACATCTTCGATACAATGTCCCGCAAGACGCCCAACCTCTGCAAGCTCTCCCCGGCCGGCCACCATTACCTCGACGACCTGGAGCGCGCCGGCGGCATCCCGGCCGTCATGAGCGTGCTGGCCGAAAAAGGCCTGCTCCACCTCGACGTCCTGACCGCCACGGGCAAGACGCTGGGCGAGAACCTGCGCGACCTCAAGGCCCGGGTCAAAAACTTCGACGTCATCCGGGCCAGGGAGCCGTATGCCCAGGAAGGCGGCATCGCCATCCTGCGCGGCAGTCTGGCCCCGGATGGGGCCGTGGTCAAGCAGTCGGCCGTGGCCCCGTCGATGATGCGCCACACCGGCCCGGCCCGGGTCTTCGACGACGAGGAAGCGGCCAATGTGGCCATCCTCGGCGGGGAGATCAAGCCCGGCGACGTGGTGGTCATCCGCTACGAAGGCCCCCAGGGCGGGCCGGGCATGCGCGAGATGCTCTCCCCCACCTCCAACATCATGGGCATGGGCCTGGGCGAGACCGTGGCGCTTATTACCGACGGCCGTTTCAGCGGCGGCACGCGCGGCGCGGCCATCGGCCACGTCTCGCCCGAGGCGGCCGATGGAGGCCCCATCGGCCTGCTTCGCGACGGCGACGTCATCGACATCGACATCCCGGGACGCAGGCTGGAGATGCGCGTCGAGGCCGCCGAGTTGGAGCGGCGGCGCCAAGGCCATGTGATGCCGAAAAAGGACATCCCCTCCCCCCTGCTGCGCCGCTATGCCGCCCTGGTCAAATCCGCCGCCCAGGGCGCGGTCTACAAGGACCCGGCCGCACGGTAG
- a CDS encoding tetratricopeptide repeat protein: MRDTTNAPVINRNAAILGIVLALLVGFFLGFTVHGLVGGKPAPSPASQQTAQMPPSAAPEPNPALVDRIKALEKQTQLEPANTAAWTELGNLYFDTHQPEQAIKAYEKSLTLDPRQADVLTDQGVMYREIGQFDKALNAFDKALAITPGHVIAAFNKSIVLTHDKNDKAGALAVLKALALKNPNAKLPDGHTVTEAIQELSTK; this comes from the coding sequence ATGCGCGACACCACCAACGCCCCTGTCATAAACCGCAACGCCGCCATTTTGGGCATCGTCCTGGCCCTGCTGGTGGGCTTTTTCCTCGGGTTCACCGTCCATGGCCTCGTCGGGGGCAAACCCGCGCCGTCCCCGGCCTCCCAGCAGACCGCCCAGATGCCGCCCTCGGCCGCGCCCGAACCCAATCCCGCCCTGGTCGACCGCATCAAGGCCCTGGAAAAGCAGACCCAGCTCGAACCGGCCAATACCGCCGCCTGGACCGAGCTCGGCAATCTCTATTTCGATACCCATCAGCCGGAACAGGCCATCAAGGCGTACGAGAAATCCCTGACCCTGGATCCCCGCCAGGCCGACGTGCTCACCGACCAGGGCGTCATGTACCGGGAGATCGGCCAGTTCGACAAAGCCCTCAACGCCTTTGACAAGGCCCTGGCCATCACCCCCGGCCACGTCATCGCCGCCTTCAACAAATCCATCGTGCTGACCCACGACAAGAACGACAAGGCCGGCGCGTTGGCGGTCCTCAAGGCCCTGGCCCTCAAAAACCCCAATGCCAAGCTGCCCGACGGCCACACCGTCACCGAGGCCATCCAGGAGCTTTCGACCAAATAG
- a CDS encoding periplasmic heavy metal sensor yields the protein MQGKTFGIALAAVATVALTASLALARPGGGPGPGAGAGGCPGYGAGMMANLTPEQQTAFQKLHDAYAAKTAQLRAELGVKRAELNALVVLQNADQAKITALTKQIGDIEGQLLAEKTQFRIQVAKEIGPNALGGYHHRGMMGGGMMGGAGPCGGGCQ from the coding sequence ATGCAAGGCAAGACGTTTGGCATCGCTTTGGCGGCTGTGGCGACCGTCGCGCTGACCGCTTCCCTGGCCCTGGCCCGCCCCGGCGGCGGCCCCGGCCCCGGTGCCGGCGCAGGCGGCTGTCCCGGTTACGGAGCCGGCATGATGGCCAACCTGACCCCCGAACAGCAGACGGCGTTCCAGAAGCTCCATGACGCCTACGCCGCCAAGACCGCGCAACTGCGCGCCGAACTCGGCGTCAAGCGGGCCGAGCTCAACGCCCTGGTCGTTCTCCAGAATGCCGACCAGGCCAAGATCACCGCCCTGACCAAGCAGATCGGCGACATCGAAGGCCAGCTGCTCGCCGAAAAGACCCAGTTCCGCATCCAGGTGGCCAAGGAAATCGGCCCCAACGCCCTTGGCGGCTACCACCATCGCGGCATGATGGGCGGCGGCATGATGGGCGGCGCCGGCCCCTGCGGCGGCGGCTGCCAGTAA
- a CDS encoding terminase large subunit domain-containing protein, with the protein MARHFDDISAPPGPVVLDYAPQPRQAALHACPANEVLFGGAAGPGKSHALRFEALLSCLRVPGLSAYFFRRTIPELERNHILPALSQFPPALCRYVASRRCFEFLNGSRLTFCGCPREADVFAYQGLEIHLLLIDELTHFTEFQYDYLRGRLRCALDVPPELRHKIPGIVCASNPGGVGHAFVKARFVDFSPPMVPKRAPDAEGGMLRCFIAAKLADNPILLARDPHYAKRLEALPEPYRSAYRDGDWDIFLGQAFAFSRRHHVVSPLPVPPDAPVFMSFDWGYGAPFSVGWWWVDADGRLLRFSEWYGSNGQPNQGLRLTDSRIAAGIVEREQRLGIAGRAITRLAGPDCFARKPDYRGGGQGPSTAETFAAAGLYLSPGDPSRTVKIRQFHERLRPRDDGPPMLVVYDVCEQFIRTIPSLVTDRHNVEDIDTNAEDHIYDEACHVCMARPLAPGNAATAKPVAARIIDALTAEASLRDP; encoded by the coding sequence ATGGCACGCCATTTTGACGACATATCGGCACCTCCCGGGCCCGTGGTCCTGGACTATGCCCCCCAACCGCGCCAGGCGGCCTTGCACGCCTGCCCGGCCAACGAGGTCCTTTTCGGCGGCGCGGCCGGACCCGGCAAAAGCCATGCCCTGCGCTTCGAGGCCTTGCTTTCCTGCCTGCGCGTGCCGGGCCTGAGCGCCTATTTTTTCCGCCGCACCATCCCCGAACTGGAACGCAACCACATCCTGCCGGCCCTGTCCCAGTTTCCCCCGGCCCTGTGCCGGTATGTCGCCTCCAGGCGGTGCTTCGAGTTCCTAAACGGCTCCCGGCTCACCTTTTGCGGCTGTCCCCGCGAGGCCGACGTGTTCGCCTACCAGGGCCTGGAAATCCATCTGCTGCTCATCGACGAGCTGACCCATTTCACGGAATTCCAGTACGACTACCTGCGGGGGCGGCTGCGCTGCGCCCTGGACGTGCCGCCGGAGCTCCGCCACAAGATCCCGGGCATCGTCTGCGCCTCGAACCCGGGTGGGGTAGGGCACGCCTTCGTCAAGGCCCGGTTCGTGGATTTCTCCCCGCCCATGGTACCGAAGCGCGCCCCGGACGCCGAAGGGGGAATGCTGCGCTGCTTCATTGCCGCCAAACTCGCCGACAACCCCATCCTGCTCGCCCGCGATCCCCACTACGCCAAACGCCTGGAAGCCCTGCCCGAACCCTACCGTTCGGCCTACCGCGACGGCGATTGGGACATCTTCCTCGGCCAGGCCTTCGCTTTTTCCCGTCGCCACCATGTCGTTTCGCCCCTGCCGGTTCCCCCGGACGCCCCTGTTTTCATGTCCTTCGACTGGGGCTACGGCGCGCCCTTTTCCGTGGGCTGGTGGTGGGTGGACGCCGATGGCCGGCTGTTGCGGTTTTCCGAATGGTACGGCTCCAACGGCCAGCCCAACCAGGGGCTGCGCCTGACCGACTCCCGCATCGCCGCCGGAATCGTGGAACGGGAACAACGCCTGGGCATCGCGGGGCGGGCCATCACCCGCCTGGCCGGGCCGGACTGTTTCGCCAGGAAACCCGATTACCGCGGCGGCGGCCAGGGGCCGAGCACGGCCGAGACCTTCGCCGCCGCCGGACTGTATCTCTCCCCCGGCGATCCCAGCCGCACGGTCAAGATCCGCCAGTTCCACGAGCGCCTGCGGCCCCGTGACGACGGCCCGCCCATGCTGGTGGTCTACGATGTCTGCGAGCAGTTCATCCGCACCATCCCGTCGCTGGTGACCGACCGCCACAACGTGGAGGACATCGACACCAACGCCGAGGACCACATCTACGACGAGGCCTGCCATGTCTGCATGGCCCGGCCCCTGGCCCCGGGCAACGCGGCCACGGCCAAGCCCGTTGCCGCGCGCATCATCGATGCCCTGACCGCCGAAGCCTCGCTTCGTGACCCCTAG
- a CDS encoding terminase small subunit, producing the protein MPPTPGRTRLTDRQRRFVEEYLVDLKAGAAAIRAGYSEKSAETLGARLRNLPHVRQAIEAAMDRRSRRTGITQDRVVAELARIAFADIRDFVDWDETGVTLRAARELGPRQTACVAEIVETPGKGLRIKLHGKPQALAALSRHLGARDKSADDGPEPRSITVITRVPPPDPPPRDDASPPQAGEAGQGG; encoded by the coding sequence ATGCCACCCACACCCGGCCGCACGCGCCTCACCGACCGCCAACGCCGGTTCGTGGAGGAATACCTCGTGGACCTCAAAGCCGGCGCGGCCGCGATCCGGGCCGGCTACAGCGAAAAAAGCGCCGAAACCCTCGGGGCGCGGCTGCGAAACCTCCCCCATGTGCGCCAGGCCATCGAGGCGGCCATGGACCGGCGCAGCCGGCGCACGGGCATCACCCAGGACCGGGTGGTGGCGGAGCTGGCCCGCATCGCCTTTGCCGACATCCGCGACTTCGTTGACTGGGACGAAACGGGCGTCACCCTGCGCGCCGCCCGGGAGCTTGGCCCGCGGCAGACCGCCTGCGTGGCCGAAATCGTGGAAACCCCCGGCAAGGGCCTGCGCATCAAGCTCCACGGCAAGCCCCAAGCCCTGGCCGCCTTGTCGCGGCATCTGGGGGCGCGCGACAAATCCGCCGACGATGGCCCCGAACCCCGGTCCATCACCGTCATCACCCGCGTCCCGCCACCGGACCCGCCCCCCCGCGACGACGCGTCCCCGCCCCAAGCCGGGGAGGCGGGGCAGGGGGGCTAG
- a CDS encoding response regulator, protein MTGCGQGDDAAGGGVPRQGESVGATAGTARVGRSAGPGDGDAGRQLAEARAEARTLFDTALSGLLLERDGRIEKVNARWAEQFGYPPAAVVGRDGAFLFPSAREHQAFRQAADRDLAAGGEHVGEYRLRRADGGPIDMRCRGRRIGGEEAAGRVVWAFADITETKRLEAELRATKAAAEEASLAKARFVANLSHELRTPLNGIIGLSQLLLDSDAAGETREHLAVIRQSAGILRDIVDELLDLSTVEAGRIVLHPVAFRLQDELLPLLRNFASQSRTRAFDFAYQFDARLPVGVIADPNRLRQICITLIGNAFKHTRKGSVTVRFALAEAGQALVGAGKVRLAVTVTDTGVGIEPGRQASLFEPFGIGDDPRTKQYAGAGVDLAVARRLARIMDGDIVVDSAPGRGSAFVLTFACALPAASRPAATAEPAAPRATGKPGLRILLAEDEPVNRIYTVRALQKLGHQVKTAADGREALVMLAREPFDLVLMDIQMPRLNGLEATRLIRSGQVAGNVTAIPVVALTAYAMEADRERGLEAGMDEYVAKPFEPRELAEAMERALAK, encoded by the coding sequence ATGACGGGATGCGGCCAGGGCGACGACGCGGCGGGGGGTGGTGTCCCGCGCCAGGGCGAGTCCGTGGGGGCGACGGCCGGGACGGCGCGCGTCGGGCGGTCCGCCGGACCCGGCGACGGGGATGCCGGCCGCCAGTTGGCCGAGGCCCGGGCCGAGGCGCGAACCCTCTTCGACACGGCCCTGTCGGGCCTGCTCCTGGAACGAGACGGCCGCATCGAGAAGGTCAACGCCCGGTGGGCCGAACAGTTCGGCTATCCGCCGGCCGCGGTGGTCGGCCGGGACGGCGCGTTCCTGTTTCCCAGCGCGCGCGAGCACCAGGCCTTTCGCCAGGCCGCCGACCGCGATCTGGCGGCCGGCGGCGAGCATGTCGGCGAATACCGCCTGCGCCGGGCTGACGGCGGCCCCATCGACATGCGCTGCCGGGGCAGGCGCATCGGGGGGGAAGAGGCCGCCGGCCGCGTGGTCTGGGCCTTTGCCGACATCACCGAGACCAAACGCCTGGAAGCGGAACTGCGGGCCACGAAAGCCGCGGCCGAGGAAGCCAGCCTGGCCAAGGCGCGGTTCGTGGCCAACCTCAGCCACGAGTTGCGAACGCCCCTAAACGGCATCATCGGCCTGTCCCAGCTCCTTCTCGACAGCGACGCCGCCGGCGAAACCAGGGAACACCTGGCCGTGATCCGGCAATCGGCCGGCATCCTGCGCGACATCGTCGACGAGCTGCTCGACCTGTCCACGGTCGAGGCCGGCCGGATCGTCCTGCATCCGGTGGCGTTTCGCCTGCAGGACGAGTTGTTGCCGCTGCTGCGCAATTTCGCCAGCCAAAGCCGCACCCGGGCCTTCGACTTCGCCTACCAGTTCGATGCCCGGCTGCCCGTCGGGGTCATCGCGGACCCCAACCGCCTCCGGCAGATCTGCATCACCCTGATCGGCAACGCCTTCAAGCATACCCGGAAGGGATCCGTCACGGTTCGCTTCGCCCTGGCCGAGGCCGGACAGGCGCTCGTCGGCGCCGGGAAGGTGCGCCTCGCCGTGACGGTGACGGACACGGGGGTGGGCATCGAGCCCGGCCGGCAGGCGTCCCTGTTCGAGCCCTTCGGCATCGGCGACGACCCGCGCACGAAACAGTACGCCGGCGCCGGCGTCGACCTGGCCGTGGCCCGGCGGCTGGCCCGGATCATGGACGGCGACATCGTGGTCGATTCCGCGCCCGGGCGGGGCAGCGCCTTCGTGCTGACCTTCGCCTGCGCCCTGCCCGCCGCCAGCCGGCCGGCGGCCACGGCCGAGCCCGCCGCGCCCCGGGCGACGGGCAAGCCGGGACTGCGCATCCTGTTGGCCGAGGACGAGCCCGTCAATCGCATCTACACCGTGCGCGCCTTGCAAAAGCTCGGGCATCAGGTGAAAACCGCCGCCGACGGGCGCGAGGCCCTGGTCATGCTGGCCCGCGAACCCTTCGACCTGGTGCTCATGGACATCCAGATGCCGCGCCTAAACGGCCTGGAGGCCACGCGCCTGATCCGGTCGGGCCAGGTGGCGGGCAATGTCACCGCCATTCCGGTGGTGGCGCTGACGGCCTATGCCATGGAGGCGGACCGGGAACGGGGATTGGAGGCCGGCATGGACGAATACGTGGCCAAACCGTTCGAGCCGCGCGAGCTGGCCGAGGCCATGGAACGGGCCCTGGCCAAGTAA
- a CDS encoding Mor transcription activator family protein, producing MREAELEARLAASLGEPAARAAVDALIAEWGGCRLDIPNGTTARKRRRDSEIRRMYRAGVDLFALRDQFGLSDRHLRRIVASTH from the coding sequence ATGCGCGAAGCCGAATTGGAGGCAAGACTGGCGGCGAGCCTGGGCGAGCCCGCGGCCCGGGCGGCCGTGGACGCCTTGATCGCCGAGTGGGGTGGCTGCCGCCTCGATATCCCCAACGGCACCACCGCCCGCAAGCGCCGCCGCGACAGCGAAATCCGGCGCATGTACCGCGCCGGGGTCGACCTCTTCGCCCTGCGGGACCAATTCGGCCTTTCCGATCGGCATCTGCGCCGCATCGTCGCCAGCACCCACTAA
- a CDS encoding S24 family peptidase: MIQASLAASPPDGPALRTEEDRCFWKALVDLAGMENPNQGDLAAYVGVSQGYVSKILAGKQAPKPALRRRFAEFFNLSYEEMIALGHERLEGQGYVPQGPVPRRYQVREARYGGEPGRPAGPAGEATALQALLRDIRAREAHQLQYTEVPLREATGSMGGGSTETGDRTLTYLSFRTEWIRAKGNPEYMAVIRAFGDSMEPTIPDGSVVLVDEGRRQFVKNKIYYLRYNGQMYIKRLVERDGHLCVASDNDPNLLVVSDADDFEIIGRCIWSARELD, from the coding sequence ATGATCCAAGCGTCCCTGGCTGCGTCACCGCCCGATGGGCCGGCCCTGCGTACCGAGGAAGACCGGTGCTTCTGGAAGGCCCTGGTGGACCTGGCCGGCATGGAGAACCCCAATCAGGGGGATCTGGCCGCTTATGTAGGCGTTTCCCAAGGGTATGTGAGCAAGATCCTGGCCGGCAAGCAGGCGCCCAAGCCGGCCCTGCGCCGCCGGTTCGCGGAGTTTTTCAACCTCTCCTACGAGGAGATGATCGCCCTTGGCCACGAACGCCTGGAAGGCCAGGGCTACGTGCCGCAGGGGCCGGTTCCCCGGCGCTACCAGGTCCGCGAAGCCCGCTACGGCGGGGAGCCGGGCCGGCCGGCCGGCCCGGCCGGGGAAGCGACGGCCCTGCAGGCCCTGTTGCGCGACATCCGGGCCCGGGAGGCCCATCAGCTCCAGTACACCGAGGTGCCGCTGCGCGAGGCCACGGGGTCCATGGGCGGCGGATCGACGGAGACGGGCGACCGGACGCTGACGTATTTGAGTTTTCGCACGGAGTGGATCCGGGCCAAGGGCAATCCGGAATACATGGCCGTTATCCGGGCCTTCGGCGACAGCATGGAGCCGACCATTCCCGACGGCAGCGTGGTGCTCGTGGACGAGGGCCGGCGACAGTTCGTCAAAAACAAGATCTACTACCTGCGCTACAACGGCCAGATGTACATCAAGCGCCTGGTGGAGCGCGACGGCCACCTCTGCGTCGCCTCGGACAACGACCCCAACCTGCTGGTCGTCTCCGATGCCGACGATTTCGAAATCATCGGCCGCTGTATCTGGTCGGCCCGGGAACTGGACTGA